tattgttgttgttagcctcaagggcaacatgccgattatcacatgtaagtcgctttggacaaaagcgtctgctaaatacatacacataaacataaacatatttggTGTAGTGcccaaatatttttttaatccgCCTCTCTCAATATTTTTCGTTCTCTTTTTAAATAGTTAacatacattttttatttcagcTGAAAAGGTTTactgaattttattttattttattacttcAATCTGAAAATTCATCCTCCGTAAGCGCGTTGACAGCCTTGactacatttcccatgatgctttggacGTTAACCGGAAGTCTCTACGTGTTCACTTTAGCGACTGTCCAGGAAGTGTTTGCAAACAGCAACAGAGACGTGCTGGAGCTTTTTCCTTGAAAGAATCACTAGAAAAGCAGGTATTTCTTACGACAATAATTGGGTTATTTTTTCCAGTAAACTTTTGCTTTTGTGTTCAGGAGAAGTTTGTAGTTGAAAACCCCCCAAAAGGCTCTCGTTTATCAGAGTGGTTAGCAACAAGCTAAGCATTGCTACAGAACGACGTAGCGAATGTTTAGTCTTTCGTggtctcttaaaagttttttcctGATATTGCCCCACATACAGTCAGTTCTTTGACGTATTTGTGATATTTGAGATTTTAACGGACCGTTAATACAGTAATGGTTGTTTAGGTTGCTGCTGTTTGTGTTTACTTTGTTTTAAATCCAGTAAAATAAACGAATTTATTGTTGTTTATAAGATTTCCTGTCAGAATCATTACACGCTTAATGTTACTTATTGGTATTGTTGGTATACACTTCTGTAGACGGTGATAAAGACGATAaagcaaagctaatgtttacattagCCATGACCTGGGTGTGATAATTTAAAATGAACTTTAACAGAGTTTCTGATCTATCATTATAAATCCAGTAATCTCATTTGCCATGTTGTAAATCTGGTGGTTTCGTTAAAGACTTGTTTGTTTCTTTGACCAGTTGCAGATTTAATCCCTGTCGCATTTCAAAATGCAcaggttacttttaaaaagtaggaATCTGATTGTAAACAAGCAGCATCTGTTTCAGGACTCGTTGAaatgtttggttgtttttttccAAGCGCCATGTTGCCAACCACCTCGCAGCACAGCAATGGCTCCCTCGGTTCCAGGGATGCTGCACGCCACACAGCTGGAGCCAAGCGCTACAAGTACCTACGACGACTGCTCCATTTCCGGCAGATGGACTTTGAATTCGCCATGTGGCAGATGCTTTACTTGTTCACATCACCGCAGAGAGTCTACCGCAACTTCCACTACAGGAAACAGACCAAGGACCAGTGGGCCAGGGATGATCCTGCCTTCCTGGTCCTCCTCAGCATCTGGCTGTGTGGTAAAACTTGTTATAGTTCAATAATTATCTGGAAGTCTGAATAAAACAGGAGTGAAAGACTGTTTATTCATGCTCGTGTCTGTTTTGGCTGTTTAGTGTCAACGATGGGGTTTGGTCTTGTGCTGGACATGGGGGTTGTGGAGACGCTGAAGCTGCTGCTGTGGGTGGTTTTTGTCGACTGCATAGGAGTCGGTCTGCTCATATCAACCCTCATGTGGTGAGTTTTAGGATTCCCTTGATGAGTTGGGTACCCAAATCTAAATTTCAGACTAACTTTTTCTCGTTCAGGTTCATCAGCAACAAATACCTGCTGAAACATCCCAGCAGGAACTTTGACGTGGAGTGGGGCTACGCGTTTGACGTTCACCTCAACGCTTTCTACCCTCTTCTCGTCATTCTGCACTTCCTGCAGCTTTTCTTTATCAACCGTGAGCTCGCTGTTTCGTGTTCAATGGTGTTGGCTTACAAACAAGCAGCTGATCCAGCATTGTTTCTCATTTCCATTTCAGATGTGGTGGTAATAAATTCTGACTGGTTCCTGGGTTATTTTGTTGGGAACACGTTGTGGATGATCGCCATCGGTTATTATCTCTACATCACGTTCCTAGGATACAACAGTAAGTCTCATCTCTAATGTTGGAGAACCTTCCCACGTAAACAACATACATCTGTACTAAATACACAACTTTTTgttagaaaaataaatatttatggtTAATTTCTAGAAGATAaacagtagggttgggcatcgattggaaccggttgcaactgttagtttttcccagaatcgttcagttttttattttgattcctagaatgccgacggaagaggaatccaccGACGATCTCCGAGAAAAATaagcgtgatctgcaaattgtgatcaacgcttttcagagctgatcacaccagctgtctgtgtgcagcaccgagtcgcccctccccccacccagatataaacaaacgcgtctgctgaacttttactccgCAACGTAAACTTtacctcctgcagcgtagaggaaacgtgttaaatacgtcaacacggtggatttaatagaagctttaaagaacaaactctggacggtgtgaggcgagtttgtctcactgcagaaataaaaacacacacggagcgtcagcagtcagacacagccgctcaccaacactcgtgtgtgtgtgtgtgtgtgtgtgtgtgtgtgtgtgtgtgtgtgtgtgtgtgtgtgtgtgtgtgtgtgtgtgtgtgtgtgtgtgtgtgagcgtcagaaggctgaacaataaccagtagaataattaaagtcatcatgttagagcagcttctctgtggtggaccacaccagcttctgccacaataaataattataataataataaatcacacacaaagctgtgaacattttaatttcctttctgaactatttctgttgagttttaatgtttaaatcctgttagattgttactgacagcagctacatttaagtttcacttcctgttctgactgaacgctgctgcagcatggaggtgtagttctcagtcatcctggacatgatcatcctgagagttttagctgaaaacagctgcatgTTTCTGGATAactacagtggcacaggagttaagtgctcgccccgtaatcggaaggttgcaggttcgagccctgctcagtctgtcactgtcgttgtgtccttgggcaagacacttaacccacgttgcctgctggtggtggtcggagggaccggtggcgccagtgctcggcagcctcacctctttcagtgcgccccagggcagctgtggctacatagtagctcatcaccacgtgtgtgtgaatgggtgattgtgttgtaaagtgccttggggggttccaggactctagaaggcgctatatcaaacacaggccatttaccatggatatgttggagacatttagcctctcatcccagaggcttcttccagactttggttatggtcagaaacaaacacactggctgtgctgcaagtctttttctttttttctccaaaacaagtttttgtctaaatggaggtgatgttattgttcatagaattaaaattcatgttgaagttaagattagttCATCAAGTAggccctgtggttagctggctcacgaTGCTCAACCCTAATAAACAGTAAATTTGTAGTTTTACCTGCAGTACAACTAAATCCAAAGCTACACAAGATATCATCTTAAttttgctgccatctagtggtcaaaAAGTCcagtaaacaaaaaacaaacagaatCTTTTTTCTGTTGTCAGACATTTTTAAATGAAACTGGGCGTCGGATCAGCAGAACTCACTAGTTTACATATTTGTCGTGTCTGTGTGAATTCCCACAGCTCTGCCCTTCCTGACGAACACCGTGGTGCTCCTCTACCCCTTCGCTCTGCTCGGCCTCTTCTACATCCTCTCCGTCTCACTGGGATGGAACTTCACGCGCGGCCTGTGCTGGTTCTATAAGTACAGGGTCCAGTAGGAGCTGGTCGGATGCTGATCCTGGACCGTAAGAATCCGTCTGCAGCTGCTGTCGGTCAGCACCTGGCTGACTCTGGGTGAACtggtgctggtctggttggtgaaCTGGAGTCCAGTCGCTAAACTGGGAGGAGTTTGGTCAAGTTGCAGAAACGAGAAGACAGATGAGACTTTTAGCAACATTCTGTTTGTGTGATTTGTAAATAGACCTAAGGATGTAAAAAACACACGAGGCTCTTTTCTTTTTTACGAGGATCGGTTTGATTTAAGTTttcttaaataaaaaacacaaaaaagttcCTGCTTAGTGGCGAGTTTAAAGGAGAAACGACGAAAGccatctgttttctttcttcccCTGTGAGTGTACATTCCAAACACTttgaataaaagcttttattaacTTAAACCTCAgagaaaaacatttgtttttgtgttgAGTATGAGCTCTGCAgtcaaagggttagggttagatgctAGGGCTAACGGGTTCAAACTAAAcatcaaaaacagaaaatatgtattttgcacagattaaattcTAAAATAATCCTGAAATTAACCAAAACCTGATTGGATTTACACAGACTCTAATGATATTCATCTTTTTATGAACTCAGGATAAAAACTTTGTTGAAGCATCAACTAAAACCTTTTGTGTTTATAAACCACAGTGACACGTTTTATATGAATCCGGAGTTGTTCTCCATAACTTCTCGTCTGAAACACTAAAAAATCACGTCCACAAACTGTTGATCTCCTTTATTTGGATGGTTTTGGTTCAGCATCTACATGACGGCTTTCATCAGCATCTTCTTCAGTTTCTCCAAGTCCATGGTTTTCATGATGAAGACCTTGTGGtccttcttcagcagctccatgtAGTCCAGGACCATCATGCCTCGGGTGTGCGTCCCGTTCAGCTCCACGGTCACCGCCACCTTAAAGGTTAGAACGGTTCATGAACGCTTGGAGGCTGAGTCAGGCTAGAGAAGAGGAGGATGCTCACCTCCTCGCTCTCGGTGATGAACCCGTCGTCCACGGCAGCAGCTAAGGCGAAGACGTCGCAGGGGTTGAAGCCCTTTCCTGCAGTGATCTCCTTTTGATATTCAGGTGATCGAGCTTTCTGCAGACAGGAAACCAGGATGTTTGGGAGCATTTACACTCTAAAAAAGTGACACATTGACCTTTCTTACCAAGTTATATCAACTAGTTCCACTAAACTGGTTTCAGCGGTTCCTTAGCCAGAAATACGAGCAGCTTCACGTGGAACAGCATTAAAGAACTCTGGTGGAACTCCTATACGTGTAAATGTGTAGTCTGGTCATGACCCAGTTGTAGGGGCGGAGTCTGCGGTTGTTCATCTGTCTGCACAGTCGGACGGCgccaggaccaatcagagcaaagtgACGCGTTCACTGCtgcagtgatcagtcaacaaggcAGTTCGCCATGAAGAAGATGTCCCTCTGCCTGCTTTACGGCTTTACCGTGTCACCGGTAGCTCATAGAAATGCTACCAGTTAGCTTTTGTCAGTTAGCCGACCGCCAGTACgaaacacaagaagaagaattTTGTATTTTTTTGGCATCATGGTGAAGCTTGAagtgaaagaaagagagaaacttCTCTGCAGGTGAAGCggaaagctaaaaccagagtaaactTCAGCGTTTGTTGGTTTCAGTTTCAACCTTCTGAAAAAGTCGTACTTTTGTCTGAACTTCCAATAGTCTGGATAATCCAGTAATAATCGACTTCTACAGaacctgctgcagggttgttcgtGGTGTGATTCAGCTCGATACCTACAACGTGCCGTCAAAGCTGACTCAGAGGTCGGTTCTCTTGGTCCTACCTTCATTGAAAGGGTTGAAATCTTCCTCATGAATTCAGCTTTGGCCGTTTTTTGAGCCAGCCACTCGTCACAGAACGACTGAAAGATGAAAACGCCAAAAATGAGTTTTCGACAGGAAGCTGTAGCAGAACTAAAATGGCATCGTGACTGGTGCTCACCCATGGAAGGCTGCTCCTGCAGCTGAACTCCCATGCAGCGATGTAGGTGGGACAGTTGTACCGGTCCAACACGATGTACGCCGCCTCTGGGTCAGCAACAAAGTTAAACTCTCCACATGCAGTGGTGTTGCCcctggctacacacacacacacacacacacacacacacacacacacacacacacacacacacacacaccacggccTATTAGAAAATTAAAGAGATGCATCTAATATTTTAGGGTAAATTAACCCACAGTCAGTGTTTCCTCCCATGATGTAGAGCGCCTTTAGCTTCTTAGGGAAGGAAGGGTCCAGCTGCACGGCGACAGCCAGATTAGTGAGGGGTCCAGTGGCCACAAGGATCACCTGCACACAGCAGCACACAACTACTACCGGTACTTTGTTGTCTTAAAAGGTTTATTTAATGATCCGTTTTTAGGTTGTTGTTTATTAAAGAGGGGTAGAGTGTAAAGTAGGgacgcaccgataccgataccatgcACTCGTACTcgttaaaagttaaccgataccgatGCAGTTGCCGGACAGTGGCTTCACTGTGACTTTTCATTCTGTTGTAGTTTTATATGTTGACTACTAGGGGGAGCAGCTGAGTTAAAGAGTAACAGTGTGGGTTCAGGAGTGCTGCCTCAGAATAAAACCCAGGGGgtcaaacagcatgtgagctgtgtGGATAAGGTGTCCAGGGGAGGTAAAACTTCTGAGACTCCGTCATCAGCCGGAGTACACCGAGGTTGCTAAAGCTAAGGCtacatattttacttttatctaaCTCACCGACTTTTCCTGttgaaattagagaagaaaataaaacctgtattccaattcatttcaTATTTTTTGGGTGGTAGAAGTATCAGTATTGGTATTggggagtactcagatccaagtatcggtgcaTGCCTAGTGTAAAGGCTCACTAAAAGTGATCGGTCACTCTAAGTTTAACGTTCACGGACTCTgaaagcagagaacgtctctgctagtagaagctaactgttagcattagcggttccaccacacagcagaactcctccaggcttgtgttatttgtggaggtaaaacaacagtgttgcagagcagtcagagtcagtggtagagttgtgttgctgttagccaatcaggggagagatgtccacatatcaggaagtcaGACCCCAGATctggtcgtctgaagctactttctcctcaaacaggtgcaccggagctttttttccatccaagaaaaaaaatattGAAGTTTTAAAAATTCCCCCAAATCAACTACAAAGGACATCCttccagaagaaaaaaaagagttaTTTCATACAAAAAGTTCAGATTTCGCCCTGAAGGGTTTTTGTCTGGGAGAGCTCTGCCTCCCTAGCTGGATTAGTACATTCCTCATAAACCTGATGGAGAGGTACAGGTGacctttttcaggattttattatttattttagccGTCCGGAGTTTGGACATCCTCACCTCTCCAGGGTTCTGCTGCGCGTACTTGATCATGGCGTTTGGAGCTTTCTTCTTCTGCAGAAGCTCCAGACCTGTAGCGTCAGACTCTGGGACATCCCCCAGCCCGTCCTTTCCGTGATAATCTCCAGCGTTCCGCTTTTTGACCAGGATGGGCCTGGACGCTCCCTTGTAAACCGGAATCTGGGGGACAAAAAGACCAAACCGTCTCACACACCGGCTCGCCCACACGGAGAAAAGAGCGATGCAGTCTTACATCCAGCCTGTTGCAGACTTTCAGAACTCGCAGGGTGTTCTTGAGGACGTTGTCCAAGGGagtgttgccatggcaacaggtGATCCCCAGAATCTCCACATTTGGGGAGGAGAGGGCGATCATGATGGCCTGAGCGTCATCAACGCCAGTGTCCACGTCGAGGACAATCTTCTTCATCCTgcgatcaaacaggaagtcacaaataaCATATTTGGACCTCGAAGGAGCAAAGATGCTGATCTGTCAGAAACCTGGAGAAGAAAAGATGTTCCTGCTGCCCGTTGTCCCTCAGACACATAATTCTGCATTCCTTGTTGACAGGTTTGcatctgttttgtttttcctgtGGGGTTTCAGCACATCCATGATTTTTATCTCTGGGTTCTGATCCTGTCTGCATGGTCTCCTCACCGCTGTAGCTGGGTGTAAAGCTCAATCAGAAGTGCTAAAAAACTCTTAATTGATGCTCGTTGTCTTTACACAACGCTGTGCAACGGATGTGTAGTTGGATAAAGCAGCTTAAATAACACCCGCTGACATGAGAGGACAAGACCTCTCATTCCTACAGTAGAAACACTTGGCTGCTCTTTGTGTCAGAACCTGAAGAACCAGAACATCATCCCACTGAAGGAAACCCAAATTATCAGAGgaattttgtttttcttctaaCCCAACAGGCCCGACTCCCCTGGAGCATCAGAGGGATGCAGAGGAGGATATATTTTATTACCACAGGCCTCAGATGACCAATGGATCAGAGAAAAATGTTCAGCTGTGTCCAATCCAAACAGTACGACTGATGGGATTAGGAATTATCTCTGACAATAAACGGACTCTTCCAGTAAGTGAGATTGGGTTTGTCTGTTACAGTTACTGTTTAAgaatgtgtcacacacacacacacacacacacacacacacacacacacacacacacacacacacacacacacacacacacacacacacacacacacacacacacacacacacactacaacagacatgaacatgcacgcacacacacacacgcacacgcacgcacgcacgcacacacacacacacacacacacacacacacacacacacacacacacacactacaacaaacatgaacatgcacgcacacacacacacatgcacacacacgcacgcacgcacacacacacacacacacacacacacacacacacacacacacacacacacacacacacacacactaaaacaaacatgaacatgcacagacacacacacacacacacacacacacacacacacacacacacacacacacacacacactaaaacaaacatgcacacacacacacacacacacacacacacacacacactacaacaaacatgaacatgcacgcacacacacacacatgcacacacacgcacgcacgcacacacacacacacacacacacacacacacacacacacacacacacacacacactaaaacaaacatgaacatgcacagacacacacacacacacacacacacacacacacacacacacacacacacacacacacacactaaaacaaacatgcacacacacacacacacacacacacacacacacacacacacacacacacacacacacacacacacacacacacacgcaccaccagcagccaaggggggttaagtgtcttgctgaaagacacaacagcagcattctctggtcggagccagaatcgaacctgcaaccttctgattcctGGACGACCCGCTCTTCCTCCTGAGCTTCTGcagttttatatgtttttaaatatttgaactaTATTTCATTTATAAGCTGCTTTATTTCAGTCATTTGCTATTAAATAATTCTATTCTGTTCGATTCCAGAACCACATTCCCATTATGACCGAAGACATTCCTCAGCTCTAACCGGACCTATCCCACCAGTGTGACTAACGGCTGCTTCCTGATTCATTTCACTAGTATTTAGCTGCTTTGTCTAAATCCACAAATATTTAGTGATGATGAATctaaaactaaaatattttcCTGTTACTTTTGTCTTTTTCTCAggttttgttcttttctttcgtTTTCTAGCTGATGAAGCTTCTTTGATCTTTCTGAGGCGTTTCCTGGCAAGGCCAGTGGCCGTTTGTAAATCAGCACAGATTCAGTCAGATGATGACCTTCAAGATGCCAAACACTCACCTGGACTCTCAACAGGTGAGTTGTGAGGTCTGAGGCTGCAGCTGATCCGATCTCTGAGGAGCGGCTAGAAAACACAGCTCGTATGTGCAGACAGGAAGCTCCGCCTGGACTGGGTGTAGAGACGTTGGGCTGTAGGTACGCAGAAGCTCCCCTCCCGAAAAATAATAATTACATAGATGGGATGTTCTTCTAATCTCTCGTGCAACTCTGGCTGGACCAAACGCTGCCACAACCACTCTGTGCTGATTTAATCGGTACGTGCACGTGGATGTGCACGATAACGCTCACCTGGTTACCATGACTGTTGTTGTAACACAACCAAACACCTGGATTCGACTGAAATACGTTGCAAACATCTGCAGAGAGACTGGAATCAGCTTCAAGGCAAACGTTGCAACCTGCTTTTTCTAaaccctgagtgtgtgtgtgtgtgtgtgtgtgtgtgtgtgtgatcagctGATTGGATTCTTTCCTATTTAAATGTCTCTGCGAGAGGCTCTCGTGGCACCTGAGAGGATAAACCTGCAGGTTTTTATTCCAAACGACTCATTTTTCATCATCACTCTAAACTTTGACTGTTTTACAGGACATGATGGGTTAAAAATCATCTGACTGTGATGAGTGAACTGGTCTGGTTGGAGTTACATGCAGAAATTCCTCTGGACATGAGGAGAGCGGAAATCCCCGACACACCCGCTCTCTCTTCAGTTTGTAGTCCTGAAAGGACACAGTCGTCCCACAGGGCACCGTTCTCGAAACATGcttttctttatttaaaaaacactCTAAAACTTCCCTTCATTTCATGCTCATGTTGATAAAATAAAGCTGGACATTAGCAGTTTATGCTATTTCAGCTTTATGCTGCTACTTTGTTTTGTGTAACAAAGCGGCTCATGTTTTGCCGTCCAGGGCGATTGTGTGAGCGGCTGCCAACATCTGCTTCTGACATCCTCCTTGAACTGCAGCTCTATACGGGACAGTTCTGTGCACCACTTCCTGGTTGTTACTAAAAAAACATTTCACCTGTAAACATAATTAAAACAGAAACAACCTTTAATCGATGTTTTTCAGTTCACCTTAGAGAATTCTGCCTGCAGAAACAAC
This sequence is a window from Nothobranchius furzeri strain GRZ-AD chromosome 14, NfurGRZ-RIMD1, whole genome shotgun sequence. Protein-coding genes within it:
- the LOC107380927 gene encoding nucleoside hydrolase, translated to MKKIVLDVDTGVDDAQAIMIALSSPNVEILGITCCHGNTPLDNVLKNTLRVLKVCNRLDIPVYKGASRPILVKKRNAGDYHGKDGLGDVPESDATGLELLQKKKAPNAMIKYAQQNPGEVILVATGPLTNLAVAVQLDPSFPKKLKALYIMGGNTDSRGNTTACGEFNFVADPEAAYIVLDRYNCPTYIAAWEFSCRSSLPWSFCDEWLAQKTAKAEFMRKISTLSMKKARSPEYQKEITAGKGFNPCDVFALAAAVDDGFITESEEVAVTVELNGTHTRGMMVLDYMELLKKDHKVFIMKTMDLEKLKKMLMKAVM
- the unc50 gene encoding protein unc-50 homolog; translation: MLPTTSQHSNGSLGSRDAARHTAGAKRYKYLRRLLHFRQMDFEFAMWQMLYLFTSPQRVYRNFHYRKQTKDQWARDDPAFLVLLSIWLCVSTMGFGLVLDMGVVETLKLLLWVVFVDCIGVGLLISTLMWFISNKYLLKHPSRNFDVEWGYAFDVHLNAFYPLLVILHFLQLFFINHVVVINSDWFLGYFVGNTLWMIAIGYYLYITFLGYNTLPFLTNTVVLLYPFALLGLFYILSVSLGWNFTRGLCWFYKYRVQ